One stretch of Pseudomonas fragi DNA includes these proteins:
- the sctJ gene encoding type III secretion system inner membrane ring lipoprotein SctJ has product MASRPIKSVFLMFVLCIAGCGESVELHGRLSEQEANEVIAELADKQISAEKSTSKNGVSVRVAAQDISRAINSLTAAGLPRIARSTLGDIFRKEGVISTPLEERARYIYALSQELEATLSRIDGVIVARVHVVLPERIAPGEAVQPASASVFIKHDARLDPDSIQSQVRRLVASSIPGMATAIDNPYKITTVFVPATAFQDKQHLVFFGPFLLPEQRLGFWKKAFAAAVFGCLLAIIAPLAWLTLRNKGAA; this is encoded by the coding sequence ATGGCATCGCGCCCGATCAAGAGCGTATTCCTGATGTTCGTGTTGTGTATCGCCGGTTGTGGCGAAAGCGTGGAGCTGCATGGCCGGCTTTCTGAGCAGGAAGCCAATGAGGTGATCGCTGAACTGGCAGACAAACAGATCAGCGCCGAAAAAAGCACCTCCAAAAACGGTGTATCCGTGCGCGTGGCCGCGCAAGATATCAGCCGCGCCATCAATTCGCTGACGGCCGCCGGGCTACCCAGAATCGCACGTTCGACCCTGGGCGATATTTTTCGCAAAGAAGGCGTCATCTCTACGCCACTGGAAGAACGTGCCCGCTATATCTACGCCCTGTCACAGGAGCTTGAAGCTACGCTGTCCAGGATTGACGGGGTTATCGTGGCCCGCGTGCATGTGGTGCTGCCGGAGCGGATCGCGCCGGGTGAGGCCGTGCAGCCTGCCTCTGCCTCGGTGTTTATCAAACATGACGCCAGACTGGACCCCGACAGCATCCAGTCGCAGGTACGGCGACTGGTGGCCAGCAGTATTCCGGGCATGGCCACGGCAATCGACAATCCCTACAAGATAACCACGGTATTTGTGCCCGCCACTGCGTTTCAAGACAAACAGCATCTGGTGTTTTTCGGGCCATTTCTGCTGCCCGAACAACGTCTGGGCTTTTGGAAAAAAGCCTTCGCCGCAGCGGTGTTCGGCTGCCTGCTGGCAATCATTGCCCCACTTGCCTGGCTAACCTTGCGCAACAAGGGGGCGGCATGA
- the hrpT gene encoding HrpT family type III secretion system protein, producing the protein MSRLITLAMTAALMALLQGCTPYCRGDLCERPASSASALVIWWPPQMRSETGPNAERSDHQVVPLER; encoded by the coding sequence ATGAGCCGCCTGATCACGTTGGCCATGACCGCAGCCCTGATGGCGCTGCTGCAAGGCTGTACTCCCTATTGCCGGGGCGACCTGTGCGAGCGCCCGGCCTCCAGCGCCAGCGCGCTGGTGATCTGGTGGCCGCCGCAAATGCGCAGTGAAACAGGCCCGAACGCTGAGCGTTCAGACCATCAAGTCGTGCCCCTGGAACGATAA
- the ychF gene encoding redox-regulated ATPase YchF, with protein sequence MGFNCGIVGLPNVGKSTLFNALTKSGIAAENFPFCTIEPNTGIVPMPDPRLDALAAIVKPQRILPTTMEFVDIAGLVAGASKGEGLGNKFLANIRETDAIAHVVRCFEDENVIHVSNSVDPKRDIEIIDLELIFADLDSCEKQLQKVARNAKGGDKEAVAQKALLEQLIAHFTLGKPARSLIKNMDADEKAIIKGFHLLTTKPVMYIANVAEDGFENNPLLDVVLAIAEEEGAIVVPVCNKIEAEIAELDDGEEKDMFLEALGLEEPGLNRVIRAGYEMLDLQTYFTAGVQEVRAWTVKVGATAPQAAGVIHTDFEKGFIRAEVIAYDDFIKYNGEAGAKEAGKWRLEGKEYIVKDGDVLHFRFNV encoded by the coding sequence ATGGGATTCAACTGCGGCATCGTCGGCCTGCCTAACGTCGGCAAGTCCACCCTGTTCAACGCCCTTACCAAATCCGGTATCGCGGCCGAGAACTTCCCCTTCTGCACGATCGAGCCGAACACCGGTATCGTGCCGATGCCCGACCCACGTCTGGACGCACTGGCTGCCATCGTCAAGCCGCAGCGCATCCTGCCGACCACCATGGAATTCGTCGATATCGCAGGCCTGGTGGCTGGCGCATCGAAAGGCGAAGGTCTGGGCAACAAGTTTTTGGCCAACATCCGTGAAACCGATGCCATCGCTCACGTGGTCCGCTGCTTCGAAGACGAAAACGTGATTCACGTTTCCAACAGCGTCGACCCGAAACGCGATATCGAGATCATCGACCTTGAGCTGATCTTCGCCGACCTCGACAGCTGCGAAAAGCAACTGCAAAAAGTCGCGCGCAACGCCAAGGGCGGTGACAAGGAAGCCGTGGCCCAAAAAGCCCTGCTGGAACAGCTGATTGCCCACTTCACCCTGGGCAAGCCGGCACGCAGCCTGATCAAGAACATGGACGCCGATGAGAAAGCCATCATCAAGGGCTTCCACCTGCTGACCACCAAGCCGGTGATGTACATCGCCAACGTGGCTGAAGACGGTTTCGAGAACAACCCGTTGCTGGACGTGGTACTGGCTATCGCTGAAGAAGAAGGCGCCATCGTTGTTCCGGTCTGCAACAAGATCGAAGCAGAAATCGCCGAGCTGGATGACGGCGAAGAGAAAGACATGTTCCTGGAGGCCCTGGGCCTTGAAGAGCCGGGTCTTAACCGCGTGATTCGTGCCGGTTACGAAATGCTGGACCTGCAAACCTACTTCACCGCTGGCGTGCAGGAAGTTCGTGCCTGGACTGTAAAAGTAGGTGCTACCGCCCCGCAAGCAGCCGGTGTGATCCACACCGACTTCGAAAAAGGCTTTATCCGTGCTGAAGTGATCGCTTACGACGATTTCATCAAGTACAACGGCGAAGCCGGCGCGAAAGAAGCCGGTAAATGGCGTCTGGAAGGCAAGGAATACATCGTTAAAGACGGTGACGTCCTGCACTTCCGCTTCAACGTGTAA
- a CDS encoding FUSC family protein, translated as MIPRANVFSRYVDSVVEKVKSRWSLGWRDALASAIAAALAWIIARHFFGHIHPVFAAISAVVCLAPGLPSHGKQAVGLMVGVATGIIVGEAALWLPDAYPLLRIGFATFSAIAIAALYGLGAVVPIQAGVSAVLMLAVGPESAGVVRMLDVVVGSCVGLIFSQILLTPNPIGIIDSSAKELLEKLASGFGKSLQALEGQDAAKAQHAVQIFSRAHDSLIALENGIGMARNTARWTLRGRFVSREVKDIANRYERHAVRLYASSLLFAEAFADALRKEQGPAPSSLHQRLANVASGCASIANDDEHPVLIPVASDELADVVSGPWQLCMQHLSTVESALLTFGFTTQGDSRKNPDKNLV; from the coding sequence ATGATTCCCCGCGCCAATGTCTTCAGTCGCTACGTTGACTCTGTTGTCGAAAAAGTAAAATCACGCTGGTCTCTCGGCTGGCGCGATGCACTGGCTTCAGCCATCGCCGCCGCACTGGCATGGATTATCGCCCGGCATTTCTTTGGTCATATTCATCCGGTGTTTGCCGCGATCAGTGCCGTGGTGTGCCTGGCTCCCGGCCTGCCCAGCCACGGCAAGCAAGCGGTTGGCCTGATGGTGGGGGTCGCCACGGGGATCATCGTCGGCGAAGCGGCCTTGTGGTTGCCGGATGCCTACCCGTTGTTGCGCATCGGGTTTGCCACCTTCTCGGCCATCGCCATCGCGGCCCTCTATGGCTTGGGGGCCGTGGTGCCGATCCAGGCCGGTGTATCGGCAGTGCTGATGCTGGCCGTAGGCCCGGAAAGCGCAGGGGTGGTACGCATGCTTGATGTGGTGGTGGGCTCATGCGTCGGGCTGATTTTCAGCCAGATACTGCTCACCCCCAACCCCATTGGCATTATCGACAGCTCCGCCAAGGAACTGCTCGAAAAGCTCGCGTCCGGTTTCGGCAAAAGCCTGCAGGCTCTTGAAGGGCAAGACGCTGCCAAAGCTCAACACGCGGTACAAATATTCTCCCGGGCCCACGACAGCCTGATCGCCCTGGAAAACGGCATTGGTATGGCCCGCAACACCGCACGCTGGACCTTGCGCGGGCGCTTTGTGTCACGCGAAGTCAAGGATATTGCCAACCGTTACGAGCGCCACGCCGTGCGTTTATACGCCAGCTCCCTGTTGTTTGCCGAAGCCTTTGCCGATGCCTTGCGCAAGGAACAAGGCCCGGCCCCCTCCTCCTTGCACCAACGCCTGGCAAACGTCGCCTCAGGCTGCGCCTCGATCGCCAACGACGACGAACACCCAGTACTTATACCCGTGGCCAGCGATGAACTGGCCGATGTCGTATCAGGGCCGTGGCAGTTGTGCATGCAGCACTTGAGCACCGTGGAAAGCGCCTTGTTGACCTTCGGTTTTACTACCCAGGGCGACAGCAGAAAAAACCCTGATAAAAACCTCGTATAA
- the pth gene encoding aminoacyl-tRNA hydrolase, whose product MTAIKLIVGLGNPGTEYEQTRHNAGALFVERLAAANGVNLVADRKYFGLTGRFSHQGQDVRLLIPTTYMNRSGQAVAALAGFYRIAPESILVAHDELDLPPGVAKLKLGGGHGGHNGLRDIIAQLGNNKDFYRLRLGIGHPGVASMVSNFVLGRAPRAEQEKLDASIDFALGVLPDILAGEWNRAMKNLHSQKA is encoded by the coding sequence GTGACCGCCATAAAACTGATCGTTGGCCTGGGAAATCCAGGCACCGAATACGAACAGACCCGGCATAACGCAGGGGCCCTTTTTGTTGAGCGTCTCGCGGCGGCAAACGGGGTCAACCTGGTTGCAGACCGCAAATATTTTGGCCTGACCGGGCGTTTCAGCCACCAGGGTCAGGATGTTCGTCTGTTGATTCCCACCACCTATATGAACCGAAGCGGCCAGGCCGTTGCGGCGCTTGCCGGTTTCTACCGCATTGCGCCGGAATCCATATTGGTGGCCCACGACGAACTCGATCTCCCGCCAGGCGTTGCCAAGCTCAAGCTGGGCGGCGGCCACGGAGGTCACAACGGATTGCGCGACATCATTGCGCAACTGGGGAACAACAAAGATTTCTACCGTCTGCGGCTTGGCATTGGCCACCCGGGCGTCGCCAGCATGGTGTCCAACTTTGTCCTCGGTCGTGCGCCACGCGCCGAACAGGAAAAACTGGACGCCAGCATCGATTTTGCCCTCGGCGTGCTGCCGGATATCCTCGCCGGGGAATGGAACCGTGCGATGAAAAACCTGCACAGCCAGAAGGCCTGA
- the sctC gene encoding type III secretion system outer membrane ring subunit SctC: protein MMNWNLRTCRQALLPWAFLLAAEALAAVPEEWKNTPYAHEANNRALRVFLQDFAHTVGLQLQIDGPLQGVVNGKLRADTLIKLLDRLALEHRFQWFVHNHTLYISTLDQQTSARLEVADDTIADLKQALSQIGLLDERFGWGELPDIGVVLVSGPKRYIEQIRQFSRKRAQPANKQAVLNFPLQFANAADRQIDYRGEKLNIPGIASLLRGLVDAKPSAPFNVLSPRTSPIPGIAANMPYPSMPPLLAQAPELKSSGQNAIRVEADVRNNSVLIYDASERRSLYQALIAELDVPRKLVEIDAVIVDINRTQLNQLGINWGLQNGRFGAATGVSGSASTTVSTIQIDRFAAQIKALEARGLATVVSNPSIMTLENQPAVIDFNRTHYIQAIGEGVATIQPVTTGTSFQVIPRVIEANGARQIHLIIDIEDGTFANQPGPQSTPDVRKGNVSTQAVIQEQQSLVIGGFHVSEAVDSLDRVPVLGQIPWLGKWLFSSSHNTQNRRERLFILTPRLIGDQTHPARYLPQADQAQLEAALSPLARRAARQPVIPRAEIAQVFSQLVRGHVPAHFSAMPMPAPARNLCKTPGSTRVDGDRHQWYESADYNVAVLVMHNRSQHRVRIDERDCSSASTLAVSVWPSPWLAPGERAEVFIATRAPDIDARTTEPRPSLLGASP, encoded by the coding sequence ATGATGAACTGGAACCTGCGCACCTGCAGGCAGGCACTGTTGCCCTGGGCTTTTCTGCTGGCCGCCGAAGCACTGGCCGCTGTTCCCGAAGAGTGGAAAAACACGCCCTATGCCCATGAGGCCAATAACCGGGCGCTGCGTGTTTTTTTGCAGGACTTCGCCCATACCGTGGGCCTGCAACTGCAAATTGACGGGCCGCTGCAGGGTGTCGTAAACGGCAAGCTGCGGGCCGACACCCTGATCAAGCTGCTGGACAGGCTCGCACTCGAACACCGCTTCCAGTGGTTCGTGCATAACCACACGCTCTACATCAGCACCCTGGACCAACAAACCTCAGCCCGCCTTGAAGTGGCGGACGATACCATCGCCGATCTGAAACAGGCCCTGAGCCAGATAGGCCTGCTGGATGAGCGTTTCGGTTGGGGCGAGCTGCCCGATATCGGCGTGGTTCTTGTGTCCGGGCCCAAACGCTATATAGAGCAGATCAGGCAGTTCAGCCGCAAACGTGCGCAGCCGGCGAATAAACAGGCTGTGTTGAATTTCCCGCTGCAGTTCGCCAACGCGGCCGATCGGCAGATCGACTATCGCGGTGAAAAACTGAATATTCCGGGCATCGCCAGCCTGCTGCGCGGGCTGGTTGATGCCAAGCCATCTGCCCCGTTCAATGTTCTCTCCCCGCGCACCTCACCGATACCCGGTATTGCCGCCAACATGCCTTATCCAAGCATGCCCCCCTTGCTCGCGCAGGCCCCCGAGCTGAAATCCTCAGGCCAGAACGCCATTCGCGTGGAGGCCGATGTGCGTAATAACAGCGTGCTGATCTACGACGCCAGCGAACGCCGGTCGCTGTATCAAGCGCTGATCGCCGAGCTGGATGTGCCGCGCAAACTGGTGGAAATAGACGCGGTGATTGTCGATATCAACCGCACCCAACTCAACCAGCTGGGGATAAACTGGGGCTTGCAGAACGGCCGTTTTGGGGCAGCCACAGGCGTGTCGGGCAGTGCCTCGACCACCGTGTCGACGATCCAGATTGATCGCTTTGCTGCCCAGATCAAGGCCCTTGAGGCGCGCGGCCTGGCCACGGTGGTGTCCAACCCCTCGATCATGACCCTGGAAAACCAGCCCGCGGTGATCGATTTCAATCGCACGCACTATATCCAGGCCATAGGCGAGGGGGTGGCCACTATCCAGCCGGTGACCACAGGCACCAGCTTTCAGGTGATCCCCAGGGTGATAGAGGCCAATGGCGCCAGGCAGATTCACCTGATCATCGACATTGAGGACGGCACCTTTGCCAATCAACCAGGGCCGCAATCCACACCGGATGTGCGCAAAGGCAATGTCAGTACCCAGGCGGTAATCCAGGAACAGCAATCCCTGGTCATCGGCGGCTTTCATGTTTCCGAAGCTGTCGACAGCCTCGATCGCGTCCCTGTGCTGGGGCAGATTCCCTGGCTGGGCAAGTGGCTGTTTTCGTCCTCGCACAACACTCAAAATCGCCGTGAACGACTGTTTATTCTGACGCCACGCCTGATCGGCGATCAGACCCATCCCGCACGCTATTTACCGCAAGCGGATCAGGCGCAACTGGAGGCGGCACTTAGCCCCTTGGCGCGGCGTGCAGCCAGGCAACCGGTGATCCCGCGCGCCGAGATTGCCCAGGTATTCAGCCAACTGGTCAGAGGCCATGTTCCCGCTCATTTCAGCGCCATGCCGATGCCTGCACCTGCGCGCAATCTGTGTAAAACACCGGGGTCTACAAGGGTCGATGGCGACCGTCATCAATGGTACGAAAGCGCGGATTACAACGTGGCCGTGCTGGTCATGCACAACCGCAGCCAGCACCGCGTGCGCATCGATGAACGTGACTGCAGCTCGGCCAGCACCCTGGCGGTCAGTGTCTGGCCGAGCCCGTGGCTGGCGCCCGGCGAGCGCGCCGAAGTGTTTATCGCCACCCGGGCGCCCGATATCGATGCCCGCACCACCGAACCTCGACCATCATTGCTGGGGGCCTCGCCATGA
- a CDS encoding EscI/YscI/HrpB family type III secretion system inner rod protein: MKIHSLAIDTPQAPALPDLPLPPSAIADINWFNTTLKPPMTGTSTHMPAENRMLQPLSQRSQLLQTLSNTAARALQKVSSSTDPVDMLTSTRAMSAFHLETVLSAKMISKTSQAIEKLTNLS, encoded by the coding sequence ATGAAAATACACTCGCTTGCCATTGATACCCCGCAGGCGCCAGCCCTCCCGGACCTGCCATTGCCGCCCTCGGCAATAGCCGATATCAACTGGTTTAACACCACGCTAAAGCCCCCCATGACTGGTACGTCGACCCACATGCCAGCCGAAAACCGCATGCTCCAGCCGCTGAGCCAACGCTCGCAACTGTTACAAACCCTGTCGAACACCGCCGCTCGGGCCCTGCAAAAAGTCAGCAGCAGCACCGACCCTGTCGACATGCTCACCTCAACCCGGGCCATGTCGGCGTTTCACCTTGAAACCGTGCTGAGCGCCAAGATGATCAGTAAAACCTCGCAAGCCATAGAAAAGCTCACCAATTTGTCCTAG
- a CDS encoding 50S ribosomal protein L25/general stress protein Ctc: protein MNDFTLNAEVRSDLGKGASRRLRRLASLVPAVVYGGDKAPESISMLAKEVAKLLENEAAYSHVIELTVGGVKQNVIIKALQRHPAKGHVMHADFVRVVAGQKLTAIVPVHFVGEAAPIKKGGEISHVVAEIEVSCLPKDLPEFIEVDLANAEVGSIIHLSDITAPKGVEFVALAHGNDLAVANVHAPRVAPEAAE, encoded by the coding sequence ATGAACGATTTTACTCTGAATGCTGAAGTGCGTTCCGACCTGGGGAAAGGTGCGAGCCGCCGCCTGCGTCGTCTCGCAAGCCTGGTTCCAGCTGTAGTTTACGGTGGCGACAAAGCCCCTGAATCCATCAGCATGCTGGCTAAAGAAGTTGCCAAACTGCTCGAAAACGAAGCTGCTTACAGCCACGTTATCGAACTGACCGTTGGCGGCGTTAAGCAAAACGTGATCATCAAAGCTCTGCAACGTCACCCGGCTAAAGGCCACGTGATGCACGCTGACTTCGTTCGCGTTGTTGCTGGTCAAAAACTGACTGCAATCGTACCGGTTCACTTCGTTGGTGAAGCGGCTCCGATCAAGAAAGGCGGCGAGATCTCCCACGTTGTTGCGGAAATCGAAGTTTCCTGCCTGCCAAAAGACCTGCCTGAATTCATCGAAGTTGACCTGGCTAACGCCGAAGTTGGCTCGATCATTCACCTGTCGGACATCACCGCTCCTAAAGGCGTTGAGTTCGTAGCTCTGGCACACGGTAACGACCTGGCAGTAGCCAACGTTCACGCTCCACGTGTTGCACCAGAAGCAGCAGAGTAA
- the sctL gene encoding type III secretion system stator protein SctL: MLSRRTLELRPGTSGLPQTLIASQTLSDCGQANALLARACAQADELLDNAQQAARTLLQKAHDEFWQQANVQLAHWQQEHGALCQAIEIHASQVVRLALAQLLDEVPPPARIDALLRQLLAAQCPPVNATLRCHPQMLAPVRQWLSANPGGAWQLHTDERLDPEALMLVTAQHDLRIDWSRTLQALLAPTPGDGTDAPGTATES; the protein is encoded by the coding sequence ATGCTGTCACGTCGCACCCTTGAACTGCGGCCAGGCACCAGCGGGCTGCCCCAGACCCTGATCGCCAGCCAGACCCTGAGCGACTGCGGCCAGGCCAATGCCCTGCTGGCCCGGGCATGCGCTCAGGCTGATGAATTGCTGGACAACGCGCAACAAGCGGCCCGGACCCTGCTGCAAAAGGCCCACGATGAATTCTGGCAACAGGCCAATGTACAACTGGCGCACTGGCAACAGGAACATGGCGCCTTGTGTCAGGCCATTGAAATTCACGCCTCGCAAGTGGTCAGGCTGGCCCTCGCGCAATTGCTTGATGAGGTGCCGCCGCCTGCCCGTATCGACGCCTTGCTGAGGCAACTGCTGGCAGCCCAGTGCCCGCCCGTGAATGCCACCCTGCGCTGCCATCCACAGATGCTTGCTCCTGTGCGCCAGTGGCTGAGTGCCAACCCGGGCGGTGCATGGCAACTGCACACCGATGAGCGTCTCGACCCGGAGGCGCTGATGCTGGTTACCGCGCAACACGACCTGCGCATTGACTGGAGCCGCACGCTGCAGGCACTGCTGGCGCCCACGCCCGGCGATGGAACCGATGCGCCAGGCACCGCCACTGAGTCGTGA
- a CDS encoding sigma 54-interacting transcriptional regulator, protein MGAFRPEKEPLKIYLFNDSEFDTTVRNAATQNIDILLHGETGTGKDTLAEQMHALSGRSGHYIALNCAAIPESLAESQLFGVTQGAFTGAVKSRPGFIEASDKGTLYLDEIDSMPLSLQAKLLRALEARGIERLGSTAFIPVDMRVIASAQTCLAQRVEQGQFRRDLYYRLNVLNLHLPPLRERREQIVPLFQTLLQREAQYFNVSIPVLETALLQHLLCHDWPGNVRELRSVAKRLVLGLPLQCKAMREHDDARLKLKVRLQQIEKLLITDALRRHLHCIDAVVLELGIAKRTLYHRMKQLDIS, encoded by the coding sequence ATGGGAGCTTTTCGCCCAGAAAAAGAACCTTTAAAAATATATCTTTTCAACGACAGTGAATTTGACACAACCGTCCGTAACGCGGCAACACAAAATATCGACATTTTGCTTCATGGCGAAACAGGCACTGGCAAAGATACATTAGCCGAGCAAATGCATGCTTTATCCGGGCGCAGCGGCCATTATATTGCACTTAATTGCGCGGCCATTCCCGAGAGCCTGGCGGAAAGCCAGTTGTTTGGTGTGACCCAGGGTGCATTTACCGGTGCCGTGAAGTCGCGGCCGGGCTTTATAGAGGCTTCTGACAAAGGCACGCTGTACCTCGATGAAATAGACAGCATGCCGCTGTCTTTACAGGCCAAGTTGTTACGCGCACTGGAGGCCCGAGGTATTGAACGCTTGGGCTCGACAGCGTTCATACCGGTCGACATGCGCGTGATTGCTTCGGCTCAAACCTGCCTGGCGCAACGGGTCGAACAAGGGCAGTTCAGACGTGACTTGTATTACCGCCTCAATGTGCTGAACCTGCACTTGCCGCCCTTGCGCGAGCGGCGCGAACAGATTGTTCCATTGTTCCAGACTCTGCTTCAGCGAGAAGCGCAATACTTCAACGTGTCTATACCGGTACTTGAGACTGCACTGCTTCAGCACCTGCTGTGCCATGACTGGCCTGGTAATGTCAGGGAGTTGCGCTCAGTTGCCAAGCGTTTGGTGCTAGGCCTGCCGCTGCAGTGCAAGGCTATGCGTGAACATGACGACGCACGCCTCAAGTTGAAAGTGCGCTTGCAGCAAATTGAAAAACTGCTGATTACAGACGCCTTGCGTCGCCACCTGCATTGTATCGATGCGGTTGTGCTTGAACTGGGCATTGCCAAGCGCACGCTGTATCACCGGATGAAACAACTGGATATTTCTTAA